One Williamwhitmania taraxaci DNA segment encodes these proteins:
- a CDS encoding ATP-binding protein translates to LDDFGLTAFDDPARNALMDIVEQKYDKTSIIIAAQIPVKNWHETIGEGTIADAILDRMVHSSHRIELTGESMRKNKMKKAQINS, encoded by the coding sequence TACTGGATGATTTTGGGTTAACAGCCTTTGACGATCCGGCAAGAAATGCCCTAATGGATATCGTTGAACAGAAGTATGACAAGACTTCTATTATCATTGCCGCACAGATACCGGTAAAAAACTGGCATGAAACAATTGGCGAAGGAACCATTGCCGATGCAATTCTAGACCGCATGGTTCACTCGTCACACCGCATTGAATTAACCGGTGAGTCAATGCGAAAAAACAAGATGAAAAAAGCTCAAATTAATTCATAA